The following proteins come from a genomic window of Salvia hispanica cultivar TCC Black 2014 chromosome 4, UniMelb_Shisp_WGS_1.0, whole genome shotgun sequence:
- the LOC125220524 gene encoding uncharacterized protein LOC125220524 — MDMMSKQLDFLTSKFGYMETEPTGLESEEVNYVHQGSNNQNFNNNYRYNQGGGNFNNFGNRAHPNLSYGNPHSALQPPPGFQVSNGQIIEPKKNELGDVLMTFMKQTWEIMANSDKRLKQVETDVQSLSIHMKSIDTQMSQISQAVGIQYQPGQFPSHTIVNPKDCKDCKAICATIQPERVEKEVDEETAEDTVVKEEEKQPEPPRLEPYTPKIPFPSRIKKKVVDEKFEKLLDIFRKVNVNIPLVEALQQMPMYAKFLKDVISKKKKWVDYETVSMSENCSAIIQKKLPAKLKDPGSFNISCVIGDDKHTKALCDLGASINLMPLSFFRKMKIGTLKPTRITLQMADRSVTYPEGIIEDVLVRVNDFIFPVDFVVLDMEEDRNVPLILGRPFLATGKALIDVSRGELTLRMGTKHHILSIYKAMGSPKVEELAMKKECKVVNVVQVQKGQRVKPKVENISLPQCLFGPCGGSTHCKGRQREPKKTKEEESGISITTKLELKSNDNLVKKTWWKKRLARMYQLEHEEEANIPINGEVK; from the coding sequence ATGGACATGATGTCCAAGCAGCTGGATTTCTTGACTAGCAAGTTTGGCTATATGGAAACAGAGCCAACCGGGCTCGAAAGTGAAGAGGTGAATTACGTGCATCAAGGCAGCAACAATCAGAATTTCAACAACAACTATCGTTACAATCAAGGGGGTGGCAACTTCAACAACTTTGGGAATAGGGCACATCCCAATTTGTCTTATGGGAATCCTCACAGTGCCCTGCAGCCACCTCCGGGCTTTCAAGTGTCGAATGGACAAATCATCGAGCCGAAGAAGAATGAGCTTGGAGATGTATTGATGACGTTCATGAAGCAGACATGGGAGATTATGGCCAATTCTGATAAGAGACTGAAGCAGGTAGAGACAGATGTGCAGAGCTTGAGCATTCACATGAAGAGCATAGATACTCAGATGAGCCAGATTTCACAGGCTGTGGGTATTCAATATCAACCGGGCCAGTTTCCCTCACATACCATTGTCAATCCCAAAGACTGCAAGGATTGCAAAGCCATCTGTGCGACCATTCAACCCGAGAGAGTGGAAAAAGAGGTGGATGAAGAGACTGCAGAGGATACTGTTGTTAAGGAAGAGGAGAAACAACCTGAGCCACCTCGATTGGAGCCATATACTCCTAAGATACCGTTCCCTAGCCGAATCAAGAAGAAGGTTGTGGATGAGAAATTTGAGAAATTGTTGGACATCTTTAGGAAGGTGAATGTGAATATCCCACTAGTAGAGGCTCTGCAACAAATGCCTATGTATGCAAAGTTCCTAAAAGACGTGATctccaagaagaaaaagtgggtggaCTACGAAACAGTGAGCATGTCGGAGAATTGCAGTGCCATAATCCAGAAGAAATTGCCGGCAAAGCTTAAGGACCCTGGAAGTTTCAACATATCATGCGTCATTGGTGATGACAAACACACGAAGGCACTTTGTGATTTGGGGGCAAGCATCAACTTGATGCCCCTATCCTTCTTTAGGAAGATGAAAATCGGCACTCTCAAGCCGACTAGAATCACGCTCCAAATGGCCGATAGATCTGTCACCTATCCTGAAGGGATCATAGAAGATGTGTTAGTGCGggtaaatgattttatatttcccGTTGATTTTGTGGTGCTTGACATGGAAGAAGATAGGAATGTGCCGCTTATCCTTGGTCGGCCATTCTTAGCGACGGGGAAAGCATTGATTGATGTTTCAAGGGGAGAGCTTACCCTTCGCATGGGCACCAAACACCATATCTTGTCCATCTACAAGGCCATGGGGAGTCCTAAGGTGGAAGAGCTTGCTATGAAGAAAGAGTGCAAAGTTGTGAACGTTGTACAGGTTCAAAAGGGTCAAAGGGTAAAGCCCAAGGTCGAGAATATTTCCTTACCACAGTGTCTATTTGGCCCATGTGGTGGATCAACTCATTGCAAAGGAAGACAGAGAGAGCCCAAGAAGACGAAGGAAGAGGAATCAGGAATATCGATCACAACGAAGTTAGAGCTCAAATCAAATGAtaacttggtgaagaagactTGGTGGAAGAAGAGGTTGGCAAGAATGTATCAGCTTGAACACGAAGAAGAAGCCAACATCCCCATTAATGGGGAGGTGAAATGA
- the LOC125220525 gene encoding agglutinin-2-like, with amino-acid sequence MATSLQTLISLLSTTALILTVANAKRLPPKGTVSFSYDFHGGEPTGLTYQGDAHFPSQDSYLRLTKTYDYSGNAVEDSVGRVLYTEPVPFWEKKEKASFESTVKFIITPNTNYEYPPADGLVFFITAPNSTVMVPGGTFGVFDHSGKNPLVFAVEFDIFINEDFDPYYRHVGIDIQSQVSSVTTGVDDAIVGQAVTATINYDAATNLISVRGSAGGKAFEVSYVYDLSSFLPEQVQVGISGATGGLSAIHDLISWSFTSTMGRKKNN; translated from the coding sequence ATGGCTACTTCCCTCCAAACCCTAATCTCTCTTCTTTCCACCACAGCCCTAATCCTCACCGTGGCAAACGCGAAGCGTCTGCCCCCCAAAGGGACGGTCTCCTTCTCGTACGATTTCCACGGTGGGGAACCAACTGGCCTAACCTACCAAGGCGACGCCCACTTCCCATCCCAAGATTCTTACCTCCGCCTAACAAAAACCTACGACTATTCCGGCAACGCAGTGGAAGACAGCGTCGGCCGAGTCTTGTACACCGAGCCCGTACCATTTTGGGAGAAAAAGGAGAAAGCCAGCTTTGAATCCACCGTGAAATTCATCATCACACCCAACACCAATTACGAGTACCCACCGGCCGACGGCCTAGTCTTCTTCATCACGGCCCCCAACTCCACCGTCATGGTGCCCGGTGGCACCTTCGGAGTCTTTGATCACTCCGGCAAAAACCCCTTGGTTTTCGCAGTGGAATTCGACATCTTCATCAATGAAGATTTCGATCCATACTATCGCCACGTTGGGATCGACATCCAATCTCAGGTATCCAGCGTCACTACCGGGGTTGACGACGCGATCGTCGGCCAGGCAGTGACTGCCACCATCAACTACGATGCAGCCACCAACTTGATAAGCGTTCGAGGCAGCGCCGGTGGAAAGGCCTTTGAGGTGAGCTATGTGTACGATTTGAGCTCGTTTCTTCCTGAGCAGGTTCAAGTCGGGATCTCGGGCGCCACCGGAGGATTATCTGCCATTCACGATCTCATCTCTTGGTCTTTCACTTCCACCATGGGCCGCAAGAAAAACAATTGA